A single genomic interval of Lathyrus oleraceus cultivar Zhongwan6 chromosome 7, CAAS_Psat_ZW6_1.0, whole genome shotgun sequence harbors:
- the LOC127104886 gene encoding uncharacterized protein LOC127104886: protein MDSVQHNGSCLNSTFDFRVSDIQEDLYKFHQGTLDVSKYFTHLKVLWDELENHRPIPSCSCAIPRSCSVIASVRRYREQDYVIRFLKGLNEKFTHSKSQITMRNLLLDIDKAFSLVIQQEREVNNVVSTIIPSIGNNEESIALNAQASHDAQHGKPNSYRGKYQGANGPRGQNRVSTHCGRTNNTIDTCFIKHGFPPGFKNKSKCNGSGSHNDATINSASKVYALGSTTSSYGFTQEKYNNILALVQQSKLPPTANSISTPLLSS from the coding sequence ATGGATTCGGTGCAACACAATGGTTCTTGCTTGAATTCAACGTTCGACTTCCGCGTATCTGACATTCAAGAAGATTTGTACAAATTTCATCAAGGTACTCTTGATGTATCAAAATACTTTACTCATTTGAAAGTTCTGTGGGATGAATTGGAAAATCATCGTCCAATTCCATCTTGTTCGTGTGCAATCCCTCGTTCTTGTAGTGTTATCGCCTCTGTTCGTCGTTATAGAGAACAAGATTATGTGATACGCTTTCTTAAGGGTTTAAATGAGAAATTCACACACTCCAAGTCCCAGATTACGATGAGGAATTTGTTGCTTGACATTGATAAAGCTTTCTCTTTAGTTATTCAGCAAGAAAGAGAGGTGAATAACGTTGTTTCTACCATCATACCTAGTATTGGAAACAATGAAGAAAGCATAGCTTTGAATGCTCAAGCTTCTCATGATGCTCAACATGGCAAACCTAATTCGTACAGAGGAAAATATCAGGGAGCTAATGGTCCTAGAGGTCAAAACAGAGTTTCCACTCATTGCGGAAGAACCAACAATACCATTGATACTTGTTTCATCAAACATGGATTTCCACCAGGTTTCAAGAACAAGAGCAAATGCAATGGTTCAGGTTCTCATAATGATGCTACTATCAATAGTGCCTCAAAAGTTTATGCACTAGGATCCACTACATCTTCTTATGGTTTCACGCAAGAGAAATACAACAACATTCTTGCACTGGTCCAACAATCCAAGCTTCCCCCCACAGCCAATTCGATTTCAACACCTCTCCTCTCGTCATGA